The Sphingomonas sp. LY54 genome includes a region encoding these proteins:
- a CDS encoding phage tail protein, with protein sequence MADPFVAEIRVFPFNFAPKGWAFCDGQLLPLSQNTALFSLLGTTYGGNGQSNFALPNLQGSAAMHPGQGPGLSLHDLGEQSGTETVTLLQSEIPFHSHAFHGTFENGTQGTLDSNVILGNSVGGQVYQTNTSANMTTMAPQALAIAGSDFPHNNMMPYLTLNFCIALQGVFPPRG encoded by the coding sequence ATGGCCGATCCTTTCGTTGCGGAGATCCGCGTCTTCCCGTTCAATTTCGCGCCCAAGGGGTGGGCGTTCTGCGACGGCCAGCTTCTGCCGCTCTCGCAGAACACGGCGCTCTTCTCGCTGCTCGGCACCACTTATGGCGGCAACGGCCAATCGAACTTCGCGCTGCCCAATTTGCAGGGCTCGGCCGCGATGCACCCCGGCCAGGGCCCCGGCCTGTCGCTGCACGATCTCGGCGAGCAGAGCGGGACCGAGACGGTGACCCTGCTCCAGAGCGAGATCCCGTTCCACAGCCACGCTTTCCACGGCACCTTCGAAAACGGCACCCAGGGGACCCTCGATTCGAACGTGATCCTCGGCAATTCGGTAGGCGGCCAGGTCTATCAGACCAACACCAGCGCCAATATGACGACGATGGCGCCGCAGGCGCTCGCGATCGCGGGCAGCGACTTTCCGCACAACAATATGATGCCGTATCTGACGCTGAATTTCTGCATCGCGCTGCAGGGCGTGTTCCCGCCGCGAGGATAG
- a CDS encoding phage tail protein, giving the protein MAQPYVGEIRMFAGNFAPAGWMFCQGQLLPISENETLFNLIGTTYGGDGQSTFALPDLRGRLTLHQGNGFILAETGGAEEVTLTVNQIPAHTHVLTGSSSNASDPNPGNNVMATSTLVQHYAVESVAGSFSPVSVGPVGGSQPHTNFQPYLCVNFIISLFGLFPSPT; this is encoded by the coding sequence ATGGCCCAACCCTATGTCGGTGAGATCCGGATGTTCGCAGGCAATTTCGCGCCGGCGGGCTGGATGTTCTGCCAAGGGCAGCTCCTGCCCATCTCCGAGAACGAGACGCTCTTCAACCTGATCGGCACGACCTATGGCGGCGACGGCCAGTCGACCTTCGCGCTGCCGGACCTGCGCGGCCGCCTCACCCTCCACCAGGGCAACGGCTTCATCCTCGCGGAGACGGGCGGCGCCGAGGAGGTCACGCTCACGGTGAACCAGATCCCGGCCCACACCCACGTCCTGACCGGCTCCAGCAGCAACGCCAGCGATCCCAATCCGGGCAACAACGTGATGGCCACCTCGACGCTGGTCCAGCATTATGCCGTGGAAAGCGTCGCCGGCAGTTTCTCGCCGGTGTCGGTCGGCCCGGTCGGCGGCAGCCAGCCGCACACCAACTTCCAGCCTTACCTCTGCGTCAATTTCATCATCTCGCTATTCGGCCTCTTCCCGAGCCCAACCTGA
- a CDS encoding phage tail protein → MAEPFLSELRLFSFDFAPKGWALCNGQLLPINQNQPLFSLLGTTYGGDGRVNFALPDLRARTPIHVGQGHILGERGGEQAHTLTQSEMPAHTHFLNASKTDGNSSTPTNNVLAREVGNVYRPPNAGLVAMNPAIIANTGGSQAHLNMQPFLTLSWCIALQGIFPSQN, encoded by the coding sequence ATGGCTGAACCCTTCCTGTCGGAGCTACGGCTCTTTTCCTTCGACTTCGCGCCGAAGGGCTGGGCATTGTGCAACGGCCAGCTGCTGCCGATCAACCAGAACCAGCCGCTCTTCTCCTTGCTCGGCACGACCTATGGCGGCGACGGGCGGGTGAATTTCGCGCTCCCCGATCTGCGCGCGCGGACCCCGATCCACGTCGGCCAGGGCCACATACTCGGGGAAAGAGGCGGCGAGCAGGCGCACACGCTGACGCAGTCGGAAATGCCGGCCCACACCCACTTCCTCAACGCCTCGAAGACCGACGGCAACTCCAGCACGCCGACCAACAACGTCCTCGCCCGCGAAGTCGGCAATGTCTACCGCCCGCCCAATGCGGGGCTGGTCGCCATGAACCCGGCGATCATCGCCAATACGGGCGGCTCCCAGGCGCATCTCAACATGCAGCCCTTCCTGACTTTGTCCTGGTGCATCGCGCTCCAGGGCATCTTCCCGTCGCAAAATTGA
- a CDS encoding nucleotidyltransferase family protein, with product MTEPAKAAVREAAAGVDWDRFLAVLARHRIEGLAHHALTAAEVAAPPAQAAALARSAADILRKNLEFAAEAVRIDRAFAALPHLFVKGSTLAMLAYGTLALKGAWDIDILVSPETIAEAGAILADMGYICVLPAEPEQTEAWLRYVHETVWAHPTRGYAVELHSRLNDNPEMMPGVGLGSPRQRVQVGGGASLETLAQPVLFVYLCAHAARHAFSRLKWLADIAAFTSVDGVSADDLHSAAEQRGARRCSGTALLLADQVIGTPVDARLLARLREDPVVRGLAWTARWVMDGGRDGTASCDGAGGRMLARKASYIFLASGWRYWARELLDRAVFPYTPAYLKVPAWLRPGYTLLRMPWWLFSRRT from the coding sequence ATGACCGAACCGGCCAAGGCGGCCGTGCGGGAAGCGGCCGCCGGCGTCGACTGGGACCGCTTCCTCGCCGTGCTCGCGCGCCACCGGATCGAGGGGCTCGCCCATCATGCGCTGACCGCCGCCGAGGTCGCCGCGCCGCCGGCCCAGGCCGCGGCGCTGGCGCGGAGCGCGGCGGACATCCTGCGCAAGAACCTCGAATTCGCGGCCGAGGCGGTGCGGATCGATCGCGCCTTCGCGGCGCTGCCGCACCTGTTCGTCAAGGGCTCGACGCTGGCGATGCTGGCTTACGGCACGCTGGCCCTGAAAGGCGCGTGGGACATCGACATATTGGTCTCGCCCGAGACGATCGCCGAGGCCGGCGCGATCCTGGCGGACATGGGCTATATCTGCGTCCTGCCGGCCGAGCCCGAGCAGACGGAGGCGTGGCTGCGCTACGTCCACGAGACGGTGTGGGCGCATCCGACGCGGGGCTATGCCGTCGAACTGCATTCCCGGCTGAACGACAACCCGGAGATGATGCCCGGCGTCGGGCTAGGCTCGCCGCGGCAGCGCGTGCAGGTGGGAGGCGGGGCCAGTCTGGAGACGCTCGCCCAGCCCGTATTGTTCGTATATTTGTGCGCGCATGCTGCACGCCACGCTTTCTCCCGCTTGAAATGGCTAGCGGACATTGCCGCGTTCACCAGCGTGGACGGTGTCTCCGCGGACGATCTTCATTCCGCCGCCGAACAACGTGGCGCGCGGCGCTGCTCGGGAACGGCGCTGCTGTTGGCGGACCAGGTGATCGGGACGCCGGTCGATGCCAGGCTGCTCGCCCGCCTCCGGGAGGATCCGGTCGTGCGCGGCCTGGCATGGACGGCGCGCTGGGTGATGGACGGCGGGCGTGACGGCACGGCGAGTTGCGACGGAGCTGGCGGGAGGATGCTTGCGCGCAAGGCGTCCTATATCTTTCTGGCCAGCGGCTGGCGCTATTGGGCGCGCGAGCTGCTCGACCGGGCTGTGTTCCCTTACACGCCCGCTTATCTGAAGGTGCCGGCATGGCTTCGCCCCGGCTACACTTTGCTGCGGATGCCGTGGTGGCTGTTCAGTCGCCGAACGTAG
- a CDS encoding lasso peptide biosynthesis B2 protein, which translates to MGAARTFLRLGWAERALVTEAVLFLGAASLAIRLLPFRRVASLAGRGSGVRAPAEPDEARRLRWAITAATRRAPWRAVCFQQGLAAHWMLRRRGRASRLHYGARTDPEARLAAHVWVRSGDIDIAGCDNAADYALLATFGD; encoded by the coding sequence ATGGGCGCCGCGCGGACCTTCCTCCGGCTTGGCTGGGCGGAGCGCGCGCTGGTGACAGAGGCCGTGCTGTTCCTTGGCGCGGCCTCGCTGGCGATCCGGCTGCTGCCGTTCCGAAGGGTCGCCTCTCTGGCCGGACGCGGAAGCGGGGTGCGCGCGCCAGCGGAACCGGACGAGGCGAGACGGCTGCGATGGGCCATCACTGCTGCCACCCGCCGCGCTCCATGGCGCGCAGTATGCTTCCAGCAGGGGCTGGCGGCGCATTGGATGCTGCGCCGGCGGGGGCGTGCCTCGCGGCTTCACTACGGAGCGCGGACCGATCCGGAGGCTCGGCTGGCGGCGCATGTCTGGGTGCGGTCCGGCGACATCGACATCGCGGGCTGCGACAATGCCGCCGATTACGCTCTGCTCGCTACGTTCGGCGACTGA
- a CDS encoding asparagine synthetase B family protein: MTALAGLWDFSGGGTADRCARMLKAQQIYGPHHSAQANDGPLSLGRNLFRLLPEDVHDRGPVRSEDGRRILVADVRIDNRDELVDQLGCGPTHSDAAVLMQALERWGEVALDHVIGDFAFAYWDGDRLLLARDFLGQRPLHYHSGDGFFAFASMAKGIHALPEVPHEASDLAVADFLALMPETGTGTFFQGIERVLPGHLVTVSQSGIASRRYWNPSRTPVRLAGSEAYEDALRAHFDTAVRSRLRGSGGAVASHLSAGLDSSTVAATAARLGSRVVAFTAVPEGDWTPPSGRIGDEGPLAAATAALHPNIEHMCLAPGRASPLDGLDRNFFLYERPFLNLCNGVWSHAINDEATRRGLTVLLTGQTGNMTFSHAGMQILPGLLRAGRLVRLAATARAMKRHGVRWSSIAAATLGPFLPAALWSRLRPNGLSEVTALKTGAIAQFGIHARAEQRGLDTSYRPWGDSFDMRLWVLGRVDLGVYNKGTLAGWGIDTRDPTADRRLVEFCLSVPEEQYCLDGLPRSLAKRAFADRLPAAVIEERRKGYQGADWHVGLSGARQELAGELRRIAGCGPAAAMIDLDTLEQRLADWPAGGWHREAVIRHYRLALLRGVSAGHFLRKARGAN, from the coding sequence GTGACCGCGCTGGCTGGTCTGTGGGATTTCAGCGGCGGCGGCACCGCCGACCGCTGTGCGCGCATGCTGAAGGCCCAGCAGATTTACGGCCCCCACCATAGCGCCCAGGCGAACGACGGTCCGCTCTCGCTCGGGCGCAACCTGTTCCGGTTGCTGCCGGAGGACGTGCACGACCGCGGCCCGGTGAGAAGCGAGGATGGACGGCGCATCCTCGTCGCCGACGTCCGCATCGACAATCGCGACGAGCTAGTCGACCAACTCGGATGCGGCCCGACCCATTCGGACGCGGCCGTGCTGATGCAGGCGCTAGAGCGCTGGGGCGAGGTGGCGCTCGACCACGTGATCGGGGACTTCGCCTTCGCTTATTGGGACGGCGACCGGCTGCTGCTGGCCCGCGATTTCCTCGGCCAGCGGCCGCTTCACTATCATTCCGGGGACGGGTTCTTCGCCTTCGCATCGATGGCCAAGGGCATCCATGCCTTGCCCGAAGTGCCGCACGAGGCGAGCGACCTGGCGGTGGCCGATTTCCTCGCGCTGATGCCGGAAACCGGGACCGGGACGTTCTTCCAGGGGATCGAGCGGGTTCTCCCCGGCCATCTGGTCACGGTCTCCCAGTCGGGTATCGCGAGCCGGCGCTACTGGAATCCGTCGCGAACACCGGTCCGGCTCGCCGGCAGCGAGGCTTATGAGGACGCGCTCCGCGCGCACTTCGACACGGCGGTGCGCAGCCGCCTGCGCGGAAGCGGCGGCGCCGTCGCCTCGCACCTCAGCGCCGGTCTCGACAGCTCGACCGTTGCCGCGACCGCGGCGCGGCTGGGCAGCCGGGTCGTCGCCTTCACAGCCGTGCCGGAGGGAGATTGGACGCCACCCTCGGGCCGCATCGGGGACGAAGGTCCGCTGGCTGCCGCAACCGCCGCGCTCCACCCGAATATCGAACATATGTGTCTCGCCCCGGGGCGCGCATCGCCGCTCGACGGCCTCGACCGGAATTTCTTCCTGTACGAACGCCCTTTTCTCAATCTGTGCAACGGCGTCTGGTCCCATGCGATCAACGACGAGGCCACGCGGCGGGGCCTGACGGTCCTGCTGACCGGCCAGACGGGCAACATGACCTTCAGCCACGCCGGCATGCAGATCCTGCCCGGCCTGCTCCGGGCCGGCCGGTTGGTGAGGCTGGCCGCCACCGCCCGCGCGATGAAGCGCCACGGCGTGCGCTGGAGTAGCATTGCGGCGGCTACCCTTGGGCCCTTTTTGCCGGCAGCTCTCTGGAGCCGGCTGCGGCCGAACGGCCTGTCGGAGGTCACCGCGCTCAAGACCGGCGCCATCGCGCAGTTCGGCATCCACGCCCGGGCGGAACAACGCGGCCTGGACACGAGCTATCGGCCGTGGGGGGACAGCTTCGACATGCGCCTCTGGGTGCTCGGCCGGGTCGATCTCGGCGTCTACAACAAGGGCACACTGGCCGGATGGGGCATCGACACCCGCGACCCGACGGCAGACCGCCGCCTCGTGGAATTCTGCCTCTCCGTTCCCGAGGAACAATATTGCCTGGACGGTCTCCCCCGCTCGCTCGCCAAGCGCGCCTTCGCGGACCGGCTGCCTGCCGCGGTGATCGAGGAACGGCGCAAGGGCTATCAGGGGGCCGACTGGCATGTCGGCCTCAGCGGGGCTCGGCAGGAGCTTGCGGGCGAACTGCGGCGTATCGCCGGATGCGGGCCGGCGGCCGCCATGATCGATCTCGACACGCTCGAGCAGCGGCTTGCGGATTGGCCGGCCGGCGGCTGGCATCGGGAGGCGGTGATCCGCCATTATCGCTTGGCGCTTCTCCGGGGCGTCTCGGCCGGCCACTTTCTGCGCAAGGCGCGCGGGGCGAACTGA
- a CDS encoding PqqD family peptide modification chaperone, giving the protein MDGELVGLHVDKGNCFGFNKTATRVWGLIEQPRTISQICAALVAEFEVEPDECEQQVRALLTDLEREELVRIEPAPDGKAG; this is encoded by the coding sequence GTGGACGGAGAGCTTGTCGGCCTGCATGTCGACAAGGGAAATTGCTTCGGCTTTAACAAGACGGCGACTCGCGTTTGGGGCCTGATCGAGCAGCCGCGCACGATCAGCCAGATCTGCGCAGCGCTCGTCGCGGAGTTCGAGGTCGAGCCGGACGAATGCGAACAGCAGGTGCGGGCCCTGCTCACCGACCTCGAGCGCGAAGAGCTCGTGCGGATCGAGCCCGCGCCCGATGGAAAGGCCGGCTGA
- a CDS encoding 2Fe-2S iron-sulfur cluster-binding protein has product MVKIIVTTRDGTETEIEGEAGLSVMEVIREHGFDELLALCGGCCSCATCHVYVEPGFDDRLRPKSEDEDDLLDSSDQKTERSRLSCQLQVLPELDGLRVRIAPED; this is encoded by the coding sequence ATGGTCAAGATCATCGTTACGACGCGCGACGGCACCGAAACCGAGATCGAGGGCGAAGCCGGCCTCTCGGTGATGGAAGTGATCCGCGAGCACGGCTTCGACGAGCTGCTCGCTTTGTGCGGCGGCTGCTGCTCGTGTGCGACCTGCCACGTCTATGTCGAGCCCGGCTTTGACGACCGGCTGCGCCCGAAGAGCGAGGACGAGGACGATTTACTCGATAGCTCCGACCAGAAGACCGAGCGCTCGCGTCTCTCGTGCCAGCTGCAGGTGCTGCCCGAACTCGACGGCCTGCGCGTAAGAATCGCGCCGGAGGATTGA
- the fghA gene encoding S-formylglutathione hydrolase, with translation MTVQTLSTVKSHGGTQGVYSHVSRETGTEMTFSVFLPPQAGSGAKLPVVWYLSGLTCTHANVTEKGEYRRACAELGLIFVAPDTSPRGEKVPDDEAYDFGKGAGFYVDATREPFADHYRMYSYVADELPALIAAHFPADMARQAITGHSMGGHGALTIALQNPDRFRSVSAFAPIVAPSRVPWGEKALSGYLGDDRAAWRRYDATALIEDGARLPEILVDQGDADSFLAEQLRPELLAEACDRAGIPLTLRMQPGYDHSYYFISSFLEDHLRWHAARLSA, from the coding sequence ATGACCGTCCAGACCCTTTCCACCGTCAAAAGCCATGGCGGGACGCAGGGCGTCTACAGCCATGTGAGCCGCGAGACGGGCACCGAAATGACGTTCAGCGTCTTCCTCCCGCCGCAGGCCGGCTCGGGCGCCAAGCTGCCGGTGGTCTGGTATCTGTCCGGCCTCACCTGCACCCACGCCAACGTCACCGAGAAAGGCGAGTATCGCCGCGCCTGCGCCGAGCTTGGCCTGATCTTCGTCGCCCCCGACACATCGCCCCGCGGCGAGAAGGTGCCCGACGACGAGGCCTATGATTTCGGCAAGGGCGCCGGCTTCTATGTCGACGCGACGCGGGAGCCCTTCGCCGATCATTATCGCATGTACAGCTATGTCGCCGACGAGCTTCCCGCGCTGATCGCGGCCCATTTCCCGGCCGACATGGCGCGCCAGGCGATCACCGGCCATTCGATGGGCGGCCATGGCGCGCTCACGATCGCGCTCCAGAATCCCGATCGATTCCGCAGCGTCTCGGCCTTCGCGCCGATCGTCGCGCCGTCACGCGTGCCGTGGGGCGAAAAGGCGCTCAGCGGCTATCTCGGCGACGACCGCGCCGCGTGGCGCCGCTATGACGCGACCGCCCTTATCGAGGATGGCGCGCGGCTGCCGGAAATCCTGGTCGACCAGGGCGATGCCGACTCGTTCCTGGCCGAGCAATTGCGCCCGGAACTACTCGCCGAGGCCTGCGACAGGGCCGGCATTCCGCTGACCTTGCGGATGCAGCCCGGCTACGACCACAGCTATTATTTCATCTCCAGCTTCCTGGAGGATCACTTGCGCTGGCACGCCGCCCGGCTCAGCGCCTGA
- a CDS encoding response regulator, producing MSVQKAVTKTPTKAAAVTDLQARKKRAERARVLVVDDDERNLLAISTVLEEVADVVVASSGEEALRHLLKGEFAVILLDVYMPGMDGYETAQIIRSREQTKRIPIVFLSAVNKETEHLIRGYSMGAVDYVFKPVEPVVLQSKVAVFVDLFLMTREIQRKAKQEQSLLDANLRANSELLRAEKELRIAEQRQAAIIDSLPIVLYLEPLIVKERVPQFVSGDFNALTGYDMEDVRANPNIWADRLHPEDRDRVTEALIRRNESGALAIEYRWQCADGTYKHFLDQAVLLRDHEGRPREFAGTLLDVTDRKALESQLVQARKMDAIGKLTGGIAHDFNNLLAAVLGGLGLIERRLPLEEEHKKILAMTRHAAEQGSELVRRLLAFARRQKLHPERIDISGLSGTVNELLAHTLGGLVQLEWRTGPDLWCAYADETQLELALMNLIINARDAMPEGGHIAVSGENRSVGPGAEFGLRPGEYVVVAVSDSGEGIPPEIIEQVMEPFFTTKEVGKGTGLGLSMVYGFAKQSGGAVGIRSTVGTGTTVEIWLPRAPETEKLQEVVTPIDEEGDQQPLRILLVDDHDGVRTTTAALLSDLGHEVTEASDGPAVLALLHSKPSAYDLIISDYAMPNVSGADVLRKAREVRPGMPGIIITGYADAQQISSRPIDVPVLNKPFTPDQLRRAIRSVHPLTQSDAAE from the coding sequence GTGAGCGTTCAAAAAGCGGTGACCAAGACCCCGACCAAAGCCGCCGCAGTGACCGACCTGCAGGCACGCAAGAAGCGGGCGGAGCGCGCGCGCGTGCTTGTCGTCGACGACGACGAGCGCAACCTGCTCGCGATCAGCACGGTGCTCGAGGAGGTGGCGGATGTCGTCGTCGCCTCGTCCGGCGAAGAGGCGCTGCGGCATTTGCTCAAGGGCGAGTTCGCCGTGATCCTGCTCGATGTCTACATGCCCGGCATGGACGGCTACGAGACCGCGCAGATCATCCGTTCGCGCGAGCAGACCAAGCGCATCCCGATCGTGTTCCTCTCGGCGGTCAACAAGGAGACCGAGCACCTGATCCGGGGCTATTCGATGGGCGCCGTCGACTATGTGTTCAAGCCGGTCGAGCCGGTCGTGCTCCAGTCGAAGGTCGCGGTGTTCGTCGACCTGTTCCTGATGACGCGCGAGATCCAGCGCAAGGCGAAGCAGGAACAGTCTCTGCTCGACGCGAATTTGCGCGCCAACAGCGAACTGTTGCGGGCCGAGAAGGAGCTGCGCATCGCCGAGCAGCGCCAGGCCGCGATCATCGATTCGCTGCCGATCGTGCTCTATCTCGAGCCGCTCATCGTGAAGGAGCGCGTGCCGCAGTTCGTCAGCGGCGATTTCAACGCGCTGACCGGCTACGACATGGAGGATGTCCGCGCCAATCCGAACATCTGGGCCGATCGGCTCCACCCCGAGGATCGCGACCGCGTCACCGAAGCCTTGATCCGGCGCAACGAGTCCGGCGCGCTAGCGATCGAATATCGCTGGCAGTGCGCCGACGGGACCTACAAGCATTTCCTCGACCAGGCCGTGCTGCTGCGCGACCATGAAGGGCGGCCGCGCGAATTCGCCGGCACCTTGCTCGACGTCACGGACCGCAAGGCCCTGGAGAGCCAGCTCGTCCAGGCGCGCAAGATGGACGCGATCGGCAAGCTTACCGGCGGCATCGCGCACGATTTCAACAATCTGCTGGCCGCGGTGCTGGGCGGCCTCGGCCTGATCGAGCGGCGGCTCCCGCTCGAGGAAGAGCATAAGAAGATCCTCGCCATGACGCGCCACGCCGCCGAGCAGGGATCGGAGCTGGTGCGCCGCCTGCTCGCCTTCGCGCGCCGGCAGAAGCTCCACCCCGAGCGGATCGACATTTCCGGGCTGTCCGGCACGGTCAACGAGCTGCTCGCCCACACGCTCGGCGGGCTGGTGCAGCTCGAATGGCGGACCGGCCCCGACCTCTGGTGCGCCTATGCCGACGAGACCCAGCTCGAGCTCGCTTTGATGAACCTGATCATCAACGCCCGCGATGCCATGCCCGAAGGCGGCCACATCGCGGTTTCCGGCGAGAATCGCAGCGTCGGCCCGGGCGCCGAATTCGGCCTGCGGCCGGGCGAATACGTCGTCGTCGCGGTCAGTGATTCCGGCGAGGGCATCCCGCCCGAGATCATCGAGCAGGTGATGGAGCCCTTCTTCACCACCAAGGAAGTGGGCAAGGGCACCGGCCTTGGCCTGTCGATGGTCTATGGGTTTGCCAAGCAATCCGGCGGCGCGGTCGGAATCCGCAGCACCGTCGGCACCGGGACCACGGTCGAGATCTGGCTGCCGCGCGCTCCGGAAACCGAAAAGCTGCAGGAGGTGGTAACCCCGATCGACGAGGAAGGTGACCAGCAGCCGCTGCGCATCCTCCTGGTCGACGATCATGACGGCGTCCGCACCACCACCGCGGCCTTGCTCTCGGACCTCGGCCACGAAGTCACCGAAGCGTCCGACGGCCCGGCCGTGCTCGCACTGCTGCACAGCAAGCCCAGCGCCTACGACCTGATCATCAGCGACTATGCCATGCCCAACGTATCGGGCGCGGACGTGCTGAGGAAGGCGCGCGAGGTTCGGCCGGGCATGCCCGGGATCATCATCACCGGCTATGCCGACGCCCAGCAGATATCGAGCCGGCCGATCGACGTGCCCGTGCTCAACAAGCCGTTCACGCCCGACCAGCTGCGTCGCGCGATCCGCTCGGTTCATCCGCTGACGCAGAGCGACGCCGCCGAATAG